A section of the Coleofasciculus sp. FACHB-T130 genome encodes:
- a CDS encoding WD40 repeat domain-containing protein, which yields MTEQIREKFIYNGGIYYLAGLEPSLKYPVDGINSTAEESVDFDGIEDKMFDFLNEESVPSNVIKVGVLIRPHDYGMKEILFSTACRRGFYSTYEIVNEELFLKEMTVGSVTGGHKPIEGVMPTYDNHSGFCYRNLKIFTRFTGTITLGKDFIDGIFLKPLLGMTFYQGKLVAIQDLSLDISISLAVIFGGLEAVKRRLASAVSAQRILALSGALYYGESGLDLVIPALLDESAQVMWATYSLLRTRTETKVKIALQEFNPYQFFECLCTFEGHSDYVSSVAIVPDGKTIVSGSGDMNIKVWNILTGKCRGTFEGHLGWVDSVAIAPDGKTFVSASRDNNFCGRGGLTSINVWDILTGKCQRSLQILGIFPDGKTLIHGRQYKTIKALDKETRECLRMVNKFLWDVYFVAIAPNDQTIVSSNDDNILKVWDIEAGKWKGSLQGHSRRVYSLAIALDGRTIVSGSKDNTIKVWDLVTCECKGTLEGHSDYVLCIAIATDGKTIVSGSKDNTIKVWDLETCECRGTLEGHSNAVSSVAITPDGRTIVSGSYDNTIKVWGIR from the coding sequence ATGACAGAACAAATAAGGGAAAAATTCATCTATAACGGAGGAATTTACTATTTAGCTGGCTTAGAACCTTCGTTAAAATATCCAGTTGATGGAATTAATTCTACAGCCGAAGAATCGGTAGATTTTGATGGGATAGAAGATAAAATGTTTGATTTTTTAAATGAGGAATCAGTTCCTTCAAACGTAATAAAAGTAGGAGTCTTAATTAGACCGCACGACTATGGGATGAAAGAGATTCTATTTTCTACAGCTTGCCGGAGAGGATTTTATTCAACCTATGAAATTGTTAATGAAGAATTGTTTTTGAAGGAAATGACTGTCGGTAGTGTTACTGGTGGTCATAAACCTATAGAAGGAGTTATGCCAACCTACGATAACCATAGTGGTTTTTGTTATCGGAATCTTAAAATTTTTACCCGTTTTACTGGGACAATCACCTTAGGTAAAGACTTCATTGATGGAATCTTCTTAAAACCTCTTTTGGGGATGACATTTTATCAAGGCAAATTAGTTGCGATTCAAGACCTTTCATTAGACATTTCCATTAGTCTTGCTGTTATCTTTGGCGGGTTAGAAGCTGTTAAGAGACGCTTGGCTAGTGCAGTGTCAGCGCAAAGAATTCTTGCATTAAGCGGTGCCCTCTATTATGGCGAGTCAGGCTTAGATTTGGTGATTCCTGCTTTGCTGGATGAATCGGCACAGGTAATGTGGGCTACGTACTCGCTACTGCGGACAAGGACAGAAACGAAAGTCAAAATTGCCTTGCAAGAATTCAATCCTTATCAATTTTTTGAATGTCTTTGTACCTTTGAGGGGCATTCTGACTATGTTAGTTCGGTAGCGATCGTGCCGGATGGTAAAACCATTGTTAGTGGCAGTGGCGATATGAATATCAAAGTGTGGAATATTCTGACGGGTAAGTGCAGGGGCACCTTCGAGGGGCATTTAGGCTGGGTTGATTCTGTAGCAATAGCGCCAGATGGTAAGACTTTTGTCAGTGCTAGTAGGGACAACAACTTCTGTGGTAGAGGGGGCTTAACGAGTATCAACGTATGGGATATTCTGACGGGCAAGTGTCAGCGCAGCCTACAAATACTAGGAATATTCCCAGATGGTAAAACTTTGATTCATGGTCGTCAGTATAAAACCATCAAAGCGTTAGATAAAGAGACGAGGGAGTGCCTCCGCATGGTAAATAAGTTTTTATGGGATGTTTATTTCGTAGCAATAGCCCCGAACGATCAAACGATTGTTAGTAGCAATGATGACAACATCCTCAAAGTGTGGGATATCGAAGCAGGTAAGTGGAAGGGTTCGCTACAGGGGCATTCACGCCGAGTTTATTCCTTAGCAATAGCCCTGGATGGAAGGACGATTGTTAGTGGCAGTAAGGACAATACTATTAAAGTGTGGGATCTCGTGACGTGCGAGTGTAAGGGCACACTAGAGGGACATTCAGACTATGTTCTTTGCATAGCAATAGCGACGGATGGTAAAACTATTGTCAGTGGCAGTAAAGACAACACCATCAAAGTGTGGGATCTTGAGACGTGCGAGTGCAGAGGTACGCTAGAGGGGCATTCAAACGCAGTGAGTTCCGTAGCAATAACCCCAGATGGAAGGACGATTGTTAGTGGCAGTTACGACAACACCATCAAAGTCTGGGGAATTCGATAA
- a CDS encoding RNA-binding protein yields MSIYVGNLSYDVTQEDLSQVFAEYGTVKRVQLPTDRETGRPRGFGFVEMETEAEETAAIEALDGAEWMGRDLKVNKAKPREDRGPSGGGGGNRRPSSGGFSRRY; encoded by the coding sequence ATGTCAATCTATGTAGGCAACCTATCCTACGACGTCACCCAAGAAGACCTCAGCCAAGTTTTTGCCGAATACGGAACTGTTAAGCGGGTTCAGCTACCCACTGACCGCGAGACAGGCCGCCCACGGGGTTTCGGTTTTGTAGAAATGGAAACTGAAGCTGAAGAAACGGCTGCCATTGAAGCTCTAGATGGAGCGGAGTGGATGGGTCGAGATTTGAAAGTTAACAAAGCCAAACCTCGTGAAGATAGAGGACCCTCTGGCGGCGGCGGTGGTAATCGCAGACCCAGTAGCGGTGGCTTTTCTCGGCGCTACTAA
- a CDS encoding VgrG-related protein yields the protein MPQKTVPYISYPQIKIDGDDAPASLMEDILQISVEESLHLPAMFTLVIRNDYFPGREGDELWRYENLLTIGKPVQIGFKSSTTEDADFDDPQQGNILNGEITAIETHFTSGSQAPVVIRGYDVSHRLHRGRYNRSFQNMTDTDIVRQIIGELGITAGTIDASGGPYGFGDPVGYIFQENQTNMEFLRERAARNGFELFVQDGKLHFRKPVAGASLALKWLQEIHSFQVRVTSAEQVDSVEVRAWDYRSKQVISSTKSSQTTQVITDTKQGKGKATSTSFSSTPKMIVVDQPVSSQAESDAIAQALYNELSGEFVYADAKAEGDPRIRPGRVVDLASMGKYSGKYYVTTTRHVYQERFYTTEFSVRGLRGDDLLATLSPRTHLQAGQTLLVGIVTNNKDPKKWGRVRVKLPTLTEAHESNWARVVGAGAGVNRGFDCLPEVNDEVLVAFEHGDIHRPYVIGGVWNGTDAPPEDVDNTISGEGKVRLRTFKTRTGHKLQFVEEDKDTSKAGVYIETIGAHKCHMNDSEKFVEIKTTDGHYVRLDDQNKKIEIKTKGGHKILIDDLNKKLDITTTGGQKLLMNDMTNTITMQAVQKVSISAPMEILLQSGPSSIKLAPAGIELQTAAKLSAQAGGVLDLKSGGAATMKAGAALSLQSGGALSAQSAATVSVQSAGALNLQAGAAVAIMAAATASMTAPLIRLNC from the coding sequence ATGCCACAAAAAACAGTTCCGTACATATCCTATCCTCAAATAAAAATTGATGGAGATGATGCTCCTGCGAGTTTGATGGAAGATATTCTTCAAATCTCCGTGGAAGAAAGCCTCCATCTCCCAGCCATGTTTACCCTAGTCATTCGGAACGACTACTTTCCGGGGCGCGAAGGAGATGAACTTTGGCGCTACGAAAACTTATTAACAATTGGTAAACCCGTTCAAATAGGTTTTAAATCCAGCACTACAGAAGATGCTGATTTTGACGATCCACAGCAGGGTAACATTCTGAATGGCGAAATTACAGCAATTGAAACCCACTTTACCAGTGGTTCTCAAGCTCCGGTCGTGATTCGCGGGTATGACGTTTCCCACCGCCTACATCGGGGACGCTACAACCGCTCTTTCCAAAATATGACCGACACTGACATTGTTCGGCAGATTATTGGTGAATTGGGGATTACAGCGGGCACCATTGACGCAAGTGGTGGGCCTTATGGCTTTGGCGATCCTGTTGGCTATATTTTCCAAGAAAATCAAACCAACATGGAATTCTTGCGAGAAAGGGCAGCCCGGAACGGTTTTGAGTTGTTTGTGCAAGATGGGAAACTGCACTTCCGCAAGCCGGTGGCGGGTGCTTCTTTGGCTCTCAAGTGGTTGCAAGAAATACATAGTTTCCAAGTTCGGGTAACAAGTGCCGAACAGGTAGATTCTGTTGAGGTAAGAGCTTGGGATTATCGAAGTAAACAGGTGATTTCCTCTACTAAAAGCAGTCAAACAACACAAGTCATTACCGATACCAAACAAGGCAAGGGCAAAGCAACTAGCACTAGCTTTAGTAGTACTCCTAAGATGATTGTTGTCGATCAGCCAGTCTCTTCTCAGGCAGAATCAGATGCGATCGCCCAAGCTTTGTATAACGAGTTATCGGGGGAATTTGTCTACGCTGATGCCAAAGCTGAAGGCGATCCGCGAATTCGACCGGGACGGGTCGTGGACTTGGCAAGTATGGGCAAATACAGCGGCAAGTATTACGTCACGACAACTCGTCACGTTTATCAGGAACGTTTCTACACCACCGAATTTAGCGTGCGGGGATTGCGGGGAGACGATCTTCTGGCAACCCTGTCTCCCCGAACCCATCTCCAAGCAGGACAAACGTTGTTAGTGGGGATTGTCACCAATAACAAAGACCCCAAAAAATGGGGTCGAGTGAGAGTGAAACTTCCCACTTTAACAGAGGCACACGAAAGTAACTGGGCAAGAGTGGTGGGAGCCGGAGCTGGTGTAAATCGCGGGTTTGACTGTCTGCCGGAGGTCAATGACGAGGTATTGGTTGCCTTTGAACACGGCGATATTCATCGCCCCTACGTCATTGGCGGTGTCTGGAACGGTACAGATGCACCGCCGGAAGATGTGGATAATACAATTTCAGGTGAAGGTAAAGTCCGGTTGCGGACATTTAAAACCCGTACCGGGCATAAATTACAGTTTGTGGAAGAGGATAAAGATACTAGCAAAGCTGGCGTCTACATTGAGACAATAGGCGCTCATAAATGTCACATGAATGACAGCGAAAAGTTTGTGGAAATTAAAACCACTGACGGTCATTATGTGCGCCTAGACGATCAAAATAAGAAGATCGAAATTAAAACCAAAGGCGGTCATAAGATCCTCATCGACGATCTCAATAAGAAGCTGGATATCACAACAACTGGTGGTCAGAAGTTGCTGATGAATGACATGACCAACACCATCACGATGCAGGCAGTGCAAAAAGTGAGTATTTCAGCACCAATGGAAATTCTGCTGCAATCAGGCCCTAGTAGTATAAAACTGGCACCTGCTGGCATAGAACTTCAAACCGCAGCCAAGTTAAGCGCTCAAGCAGGCGGAGTTTTAGATTTGAAGTCTGGGGGTGCTGCCACTATGAAAGCTGGTGCGGCATTGTCACTGCAATCTGGCGGTGCTTTGTCGGCGCAGTCGGCTGCTACTGTGAGCGTACAGTCTGCCGGAGCGTTGAACCTGCAAGCAGGTGCTGCGGTGGCGATTATGGCAGCTGCCACAGCGAGTATGACCGCACCGCTGATTCGGCTGAATTGCTAA
- a CDS encoding PAAR domain-containing protein, with product MLPVAVLGDVASGSPIIGPGAPTVLVMGRPIACLGDAVTGPSIAGALAMPCSVTVLACGRPVAHMGTMTVGATPTVPPVPISLPVIATGVTVLVAP from the coding sequence ATGTTACCAGTAGCCGTATTGGGCGATGTCGCTAGTGGTAGTCCCATTATCGGACCGGGGGCACCAACCGTTTTAGTTATGGGGCGACCTATCGCTTGTCTGGGAGATGCTGTCACGGGTCCGTCAATTGCTGGCGCTCTCGCGATGCCTTGTTCTGTCACCGTTCTGGCTTGCGGGCGTCCAGTGGCGCATATGGGCACAATGACAGTGGGAGCAACTCCTACTGTGCCTCCAGTTCCCATTTCTTTACCTGTGATTGCCACAGGAGTCACTGTATTAGTTGCTCCTTAA
- a CDS encoding putative baseplate assembly protein, which yields MDFDFLPKLPKSDLDDRTFKDLVDECILRIPRYCPEWTNYNPSDPGITLIELFAWLTDQMLLRFNQVPRRNYVAFLELLGVRLQAPVPAQTDLTFYLSAALPEPYTIPSGVEIATVRTETEQAIVFSTNQPLVIGKPSIRHFLTAQTVEDTPQMLRDRFTNLWTLRPDGEWMGRELAFFDEQPQSGNCFYLVFDPEDECEGNVLAVKFKGEVATSTGINPDAPPRRWEAWNGAYWQPVLLQEADDGTKGFSFSEFARTGSNPLQSGDVVLHLPQRWPVSHFLTYQGRWLRCVYSHIDPTQPGYSSSPRIVSLSARAIGGTVLASQCEQIRNELLGESEGTPGQTFQLQGVPVLTRREDEYILVSPPGALPQIWTEVNDFADSGPQDLHYTIDSRTGMVQFGPLIREPAQLQQQTQLRARTQMQHLVSDRLLNASSRPEEVRSLERQYGAVPPKGSAIRMVAYRTGGGRKGNVQRGTITIPKSAVPYVARVINHTPARNGADAESLEDAVVRVPAMLRTRDRAVTPEDFEVLALQAAGGGVARARCLTPTDSSEAGTVRLMLVPQANTDAIARGEGIHPDLFSLSPQLSEQIHAYLNERRLLGVQVRLQAPEYVGVSVQTEVALEPEYNNPRAQEEILLKLRVALYRFLNPLTGGMDGKGWPFGRPVYPSDIVTLFQQIPGVRYLGVVQLFELRQQEQTWVRTLPQNPVIDPGPLGLVCSWLNTRLRSGHVVNLIQ from the coding sequence ATGGACTTTGATTTTTTACCCAAGTTACCGAAGTCTGATTTAGATGATCGGACATTCAAAGATTTAGTAGATGAGTGCATTCTACGGATTCCTCGCTATTGTCCGGAGTGGACGAATTATAACCCTAGCGATCCTGGCATCACGCTGATTGAGCTATTTGCGTGGCTGACCGATCAAATGTTGCTGCGGTTCAATCAAGTTCCCCGTCGCAACTACGTTGCTTTTTTAGAGTTGCTAGGGGTTCGCCTACAAGCTCCGGTTCCCGCTCAGACAGACCTGACTTTTTATCTAAGTGCTGCTTTGCCCGAACCGTATACGATTCCATCTGGGGTGGAAATTGCGACCGTCAGGACAGAAACTGAGCAAGCGATTGTCTTCAGTACCAACCAGCCCCTGGTGATTGGCAAGCCCAGTATCCGACATTTTCTAACCGCTCAGACGGTTGAAGATACTCCCCAAATGTTGCGCGATCGCTTCACGAACCTTTGGACTCTGCGCCCAGACGGTGAGTGGATGGGCAGAGAATTAGCCTTTTTTGATGAGCAACCCCAGTCGGGAAATTGCTTTTATCTGGTATTCGACCCGGAGGACGAATGCGAAGGGAATGTTCTGGCAGTCAAGTTTAAAGGAGAAGTTGCGACATCTACTGGGATTAATCCCGACGCGCCTCCTCGCCGCTGGGAAGCTTGGAATGGCGCGTACTGGCAGCCGGTTTTGTTGCAGGAAGCCGATGATGGCACTAAAGGATTTAGTTTCAGCGAATTCGCCCGGACTGGGAGCAATCCCCTCCAAAGTGGGGACGTCGTGCTACATCTGCCCCAACGTTGGCCTGTGAGCCACTTTCTCACCTACCAGGGTCGTTGGCTGCGCTGCGTTTACAGTCACATCGATCCTACGCAACCGGGTTACAGTAGTTCCCCGCGGATTGTGAGTTTGTCGGCGAGAGCGATTGGCGGTACCGTCCTCGCTTCTCAATGCGAACAGATTAGAAATGAACTTTTGGGAGAAAGCGAGGGTACGCCCGGTCAAACTTTCCAATTGCAAGGCGTTCCTGTCTTGACACGGCGGGAAGATGAATACATTTTGGTAAGTCCGCCTGGAGCCTTGCCTCAAATCTGGACAGAAGTCAATGACTTTGCTGATTCTGGCCCTCAGGATCTTCACTACACGATTGACTCGCGGACTGGGATGGTTCAGTTTGGCCCCCTGATTCGAGAACCCGCCCAACTCCAGCAGCAGACCCAGTTGCGCGCGAGAACGCAGATGCAGCACCTTGTAAGCGATCGCCTGTTGAATGCCAGTTCCCGTCCTGAAGAAGTGCGATCGCTAGAGCGTCAATATGGTGCAGTGCCGCCCAAAGGCTCCGCGATTCGCATGGTCGCTTACCGCACGGGAGGAGGTCGAAAAGGCAATGTTCAACGGGGAACCATTACTATCCCCAAGTCAGCCGTTCCCTACGTTGCCAGAGTCATTAACCATACCCCCGCCCGCAACGGTGCCGACGCCGAATCTTTGGAAGATGCCGTCGTCCGAGTGCCAGCAATGCTCCGCACCCGCGATCGCGCTGTTACCCCCGAAGATTTTGAGGTACTGGCACTACAGGCAGCAGGCGGTGGCGTTGCTCGTGCGCGTTGTCTGACCCCTACCGATAGTAGCGAAGCCGGAACCGTTCGACTGATGCTGGTGCCCCAGGCGAATACGGATGCGATCGCGCGAGGCGAAGGCATTCACCCAGACCTATTTTCCCTCAGCCCTCAACTGAGCGAGCAAATCCATGCTTACCTGAACGAGCGACGACTGCTGGGAGTGCAAGTGCGTCTGCAAGCACCTGAATATGTCGGAGTGTCTGTTCAAACTGAAGTGGCACTGGAGCCAGAGTACAATAACCCCCGCGCCCAAGAAGAAATTCTGCTGAAATTACGGGTAGCGTTGTACCGCTTCCTCAACCCACTTACTGGCGGAATGGATGGGAAAGGCTGGCCTTTTGGACGCCCCGTTTATCCTTCAGACATTGTCACCTTATTCCAGCAAATTCCAGGCGTTCGCTATTTAGGTGTGGTGCAGCTGTTTGAGTTGCGTCAGCAGGAACAAACCTGGGTTCGTACACTGCCTCAAAATCCGGTCATCGATCCCGGCCCTTTAGGGCTAGTCTGTTCCTGGCTGAACACTCGCCTGCGCTCCGGTCATGTCGTCAACCTCATTCAATAA
- a CDS encoding phage tail protein, with the protein MTQSTSHGKILHLTLTPMQLAEAVQPMGASSTANALALTGSVSTEGMTSNQLLVYPGEPSEMVVQLKNLGTRILQVNLQLEGNFPSQWYRIGMEGHEIAPGQQMDAVLYFQIPANFFENNQSLESGGTLVVDYHSRLHVYYTEQGGTGGLVTPARQLIESAAFNLYIRPRSLYLDFLPSLYREVDFIGRFLKIFEETFEPAVQSMDLLWAYLDPLTAPATLLPFLAHWVAWPMDARWSLNRQRYLIRQAVELYRWRGTRRGLRLYLHLYTDLPLDEHLPEEADKHISIEEIFGKGFLLGETRLGEDSMLGGGRPYHFIVRLRPERPGQVDEGLVRHIIDQEKPAFCTYDLDIAEVIGSG; encoded by the coding sequence ATGACTCAAAGCACGTCGCACGGTAAAATCTTACACCTGACACTCACCCCCATGCAGCTTGCCGAGGCAGTTCAGCCAATGGGGGCGAGTAGCACGGCTAATGCCCTGGCACTCACTGGCAGTGTCAGTACCGAAGGCATGACGAGCAATCAATTGCTCGTGTATCCAGGCGAACCCAGTGAAATGGTGGTGCAGCTAAAAAACCTGGGAACCCGAATTCTACAGGTGAACCTGCAACTTGAGGGCAACTTCCCAAGCCAGTGGTATCGCATTGGGATGGAGGGTCATGAAATTGCTCCAGGTCAGCAGATGGATGCGGTGTTATATTTCCAAATTCCAGCCAACTTCTTTGAAAATAACCAGTCTTTAGAGTCGGGTGGAACCCTAGTCGTCGATTATCATAGCCGCCTTCATGTGTACTATACAGAGCAAGGAGGCACGGGCGGGCTTGTCACACCAGCCAGACAACTGATCGAATCCGCAGCCTTCAACCTCTATATCCGTCCTCGCAGTCTCTACCTGGATTTTTTGCCCAGTCTCTATCGGGAAGTAGACTTTATTGGTCGCTTTTTGAAGATTTTTGAGGAGACTTTTGAACCCGCAGTGCAGTCGATGGATCTCCTGTGGGCTTATTTAGATCCGTTAACTGCGCCAGCGACGCTGTTACCCTTTCTTGCCCACTGGGTAGCATGGCCGATGGACGCCCGTTGGAGTCTAAATCGGCAGCGATATCTGATTCGTCAGGCGGTAGAACTTTATCGCTGGCGAGGAACGCGACGGGGGTTGCGGCTCTATCTACATCTCTATACAGACTTGCCACTCGATGAGCATCTCCCTGAAGAAGCTGATAAGCACATTAGTATTGAAGAAATCTTTGGTAAAGGTTTCCTTTTAGGGGAAACCCGCCTTGGCGAAGACTCCATGTTGGGTGGTGGGCGTCCTTATCACTTCATTGTACGCCTGCGACCTGAGCGACCTGGTCAAGTCGATGAAGGATTGGTGCGGCACATCATCGACCAAGAAAAACCGGCTTTCTGCACTTACGATCTGGATATCGCAGAGGTAATCGGTAGTGGGTAA
- a CDS encoding MFS transporter: MFPAEPPASGSGFRALMKNRPFLILWVGQIVSQVADKVFFILLIALLENYQTSLMGANSMRSAIMVAFTLPAIFFGSAAGIFVDRFPKKQIMVASDWIRALLILLLPILPKQFLVLLVITFLLSTVTQFFAPAEQAAIPLLVKRENLMTANALFTTTMMGSLIVGFSVGEPLLSLARTWGGTYSQELMVALLYLLAAGLSQLVKIVETPIPIGSVAVHPWNDLKEGFRYLWKKRLVRTAMVQLTILYSVFAALTVLAIELAKEIGLNEPGQFSFLLSAAGVGMVFGAGVLGHWGDRFHHKPLPLVGFLSMGFVLAVFTLTTNLWMGLGLSALLGLGASLIGVPMQTLIQASTPENMRGKVFGFQNNAVNIALSAPLAIAGPLTDQFGLRGVLLGMSIIVNIVGVWAWLSTRNVLEDVI, from the coding sequence ATGTTTCCAGCTGAACCTCCGGCTTCTGGTAGTGGCTTTCGCGCTCTGATGAAGAATCGGCCTTTTCTCATTCTTTGGGTAGGGCAGATCGTGTCTCAGGTAGCAGACAAGGTCTTCTTCATTTTGTTGATTGCATTGCTGGAAAACTATCAGACGTCGCTGATGGGGGCAAATTCTATGCGTTCCGCCATCATGGTAGCTTTCACACTACCTGCAATCTTCTTTGGCTCAGCTGCCGGTATTTTTGTAGATCGCTTTCCAAAGAAGCAAATTATGGTGGCTTCTGATTGGATTCGCGCTTTATTGATACTATTGCTTCCGATATTGCCAAAGCAGTTTTTAGTTCTCTTAGTAATTACGTTTTTGCTCTCGACAGTTACGCAATTTTTTGCTCCAGCAGAGCAGGCGGCGATTCCCCTATTGGTGAAGCGCGAAAATTTGATGACAGCAAATGCGCTGTTTACAACCACCATGATGGGGTCTCTGATTGTCGGTTTCTCTGTGGGAGAGCCGCTGTTGAGTCTAGCCAGAACTTGGGGGGGAACGTATAGTCAAGAACTTATGGTGGCGCTTTTGTACCTATTGGCTGCTGGTCTCAGCCAGTTAGTGAAAATCGTTGAAACTCCAATTCCGATTGGCTCGGTGGCAGTTCATCCTTGGAATGACCTTAAGGAAGGCTTCCGTTATTTATGGAAAAAACGCCTAGTTCGGACTGCGATGGTGCAGCTGACGATTCTATATTCGGTATTTGCGGCTTTAACTGTACTGGCAATTGAGCTGGCGAAGGAAATCGGTCTCAATGAGCCGGGTCAATTTAGCTTTTTGTTATCCGCTGCTGGGGTGGGTATGGTTTTTGGTGCGGGGGTATTGGGGCATTGGGGCGATCGCTTCCACCACAAGCCTTTGCCTCTGGTGGGTTTTTTGAGTATGGGCTTTGTGTTGGCTGTGTTTACGTTGACGACAAATCTCTGGATGGGCTTAGGATTAAGCGCCCTGTTGGGTCTGGGTGCCTCGCTCATTGGCGTACCCATGCAAACTCTGATTCAAGCCTCAACCCCAGAAAATATGCGCGGCAAAGTCTTTGGGTTTCAGAATAATGCTGTCAATATTGCACTGAGTGCGCCACTAGCGATCGCTGGCCCACTTACGGATCAATTTGGTTTGCGAGGCGTTCTTTTGGGAATGAGCATTATTGTGAATATCGTTGGGGTCTGGGCGTGGCTCAGTACCCGTAATGTTTTAGAAGATGTCATCTAG
- a CDS encoding DUF4159 domain-containing protein, which produces MFPPPPTNPLERLQVTDGLLMNADRWRRAHEYHRQRQNIHYQSLNQPGIVCGLGVRLIAAPAEVAPQFRDGRWVQIQPGIAIDLAGNPIVVSEPIEFRVSGETLTENPQMVYLAISYVDPEKLRRKESREFEKETFRLDEKTTPPSEMEVELCRIFLQSESEELENPKDVFFPAVNSLDLRYRAIARSRPQAVVRVAQVTQQQPADGRSFSNLSYLLNSVPALYPSLQGADLIGQVPFLGAEKSLPLAALGYDLLYFTGRQALSLNDREFEALKNYLETGGVLLVDAATDAIELIESIMAIAQQLGTPLEDIKRLSRNHPLRTQPFLFAALPSLNQQPIQLGYGGGIILVVGNLSAAWGLDDKLLLPRETIRTAQELGINLLHFAWRKRQLTQLLRADNPVSTVAKPSVKQAIFDKLQF; this is translated from the coding sequence ATGTTTCCACCACCCCCAACGAATCCTTTAGAACGTCTCCAAGTTACTGATGGTCTGTTGATGAATGCCGACCGTTGGCGTCGGGCGCATGAGTACCATCGACAGCGGCAGAATATCCATTATCAGTCTCTTAACCAGCCAGGAATTGTCTGCGGTTTGGGCGTGCGCTTGATTGCAGCACCTGCGGAAGTCGCGCCGCAATTCCGGGATGGGCGTTGGGTACAAATTCAGCCGGGAATTGCAATTGATTTAGCGGGGAATCCGATTGTTGTTTCCGAACCGATTGAATTTCGGGTGTCGGGTGAGACGCTGACAGAAAATCCGCAGATGGTTTATCTAGCGATTAGTTACGTAGATCCGGAAAAATTGCGCCGGAAAGAGTCTCGTGAATTTGAAAAAGAAACCTTCCGGCTTGATGAAAAGACCACTCCACCGAGTGAAATGGAAGTGGAATTGTGCCGAATTTTTCTGCAATCTGAGTCAGAGGAATTAGAGAATCCCAAGGATGTATTTTTTCCGGCAGTTAATAGCTTAGATTTACGTTATCGAGCGATCGCGCGATCGCGTCCTCAAGCAGTTGTCCGCGTTGCCCAAGTGACGCAGCAGCAACCTGCCGATGGGCGCAGTTTTTCCAATCTTTCGTACTTACTCAATTCGGTTCCTGCACTTTACCCAAGCTTGCAGGGAGCGGATCTGATAGGACAAGTTCCCTTTTTGGGTGCCGAAAAGTCTTTGCCGCTTGCCGCTTTAGGCTATGACCTGCTTTACTTTACAGGTCGTCAAGCACTCTCTCTCAACGATCGAGAATTTGAAGCCCTCAAAAATTATTTAGAGACAGGGGGTGTTCTGCTAGTTGATGCTGCTACCGATGCCATAGAACTGATTGAGAGCATCATGGCGATCGCTCAACAACTCGGAACTCCTTTAGAGGATATCAAACGCTTGAGCCGAAATCATCCCTTGCGGACACAGCCTTTCTTGTTTGCAGCCTTACCTAGTTTAAATCAACAGCCCATTCAACTCGGCTATGGAGGAGGAATTATCTTAGTCGTTGGCAATCTCTCAGCAGCATGGGGATTAGATGACAAGCTTTTACTACCGCGAGAAACGATTCGTACCGCCCAAGAATTAGGAATAAACCTTCTGCATTTCGCATGGCGCAAGCGGCAACTCACCCAATTATTAAGGGCAGACAATCCTGTGTCAACCGTTGCTAAACCGTCTGTCAAACAAGCGATTTTTGACAAATTACAATTTTAA
- a CDS encoding GPW/gp25 family protein, which translates to MPEGSDKQRSHLGTGWSFPLRVNVQGGLQLSSAERNIEESIRIILRTEIGERVYRPNFGSRLSEMVFAPMNTQTLLLLRLHVQEALEMWEPRIVIDLVRTDPDPIRGRVDIIVEYHPKGTYDARSLVYPFYLNGKEE; encoded by the coding sequence ATGCCAGAAGGATCGGATAAGCAGCGCAGCCACTTGGGTACGGGATGGTCTTTCCCACTACGGGTGAACGTACAGGGAGGGCTTCAACTCAGTTCGGCAGAACGGAATATTGAAGAATCTATTCGGATTATCCTGCGGACTGAAATCGGAGAAAGGGTGTATCGGCCCAATTTTGGGTCGCGCTTATCGGAGATGGTCTTTGCCCCCATGAATACTCAAACCCTTCTCCTGTTGCGCTTGCACGTCCAAGAAGCTCTAGAAATGTGGGAGCCGCGCATTGTCATCGATTTGGTGCGGACTGACCCCGATCCCATCCGAGGTCGAGTGGATATTATTGTGGAATACCATCCTAAGGGCACTTATGATGCTCGGAGCTTGGTCTATCCTTTCTATCTGAACGGCAAAGAGGAGTGA